Below is a genomic region from Penaeus chinensis breed Huanghai No. 1 chromosome 42, ASM1920278v2, whole genome shotgun sequence.
tatatatatatatatatatatatatataaatatacatatatatttttttcttggtttcgttttcAATTACATTATTACTGAACCAGAAAATGCACTAGAAAAAAATGGGGGGTGGATTAAATAATATGTTGAGCCAAAGCGAgtgctgtgagatatcagatatagctagacacACAAATACTGGTAtaatttacttgatttttttataataaccagaaggaaaacaaaaactctctccttttatttatgataatgaataattccttaccattaacagccatcATAATACTCATGGGAAAAAGGTTTACGCATTTAGGATCAACAGACAAACTATAAGTGCAGCTACCtagatattttgtatttatatatataagtatatatttaattatatatatattacacacacacacacacacacacacacacacacacacacacacacacacatacacacacacacacacacacacacacacacacacacacacatacacacacacacattatatatatatatatatatatatatatatatatatatatatatatatatataaaattttatatatgaatatatttatattttatatatatatattacatgtattttatatatatatatatatatatatatatatatatatatatatataaaatataagtaaatatatatagtatatatatgatatatatatgatatatatataatatatgtatatatatatatatatatatatatatatatatatatatatatatataatacatgtaatatatatatatatatatatatatatatatatatatatatatatatatatatatatatatatatatataatacatgtaatatatatatatgaaatataaatatattcatatacatatatgtatatatatatatgtaatatatatatatatatgtaatatatatatatacatatatatatatatatatatatatatatatatatatatatatatatatatatatatattagacgtgtgtgtatatatatatatatatatatatatatatatatatatatatatgtatatatatgtatatatatacatatatatacatatatatatgtaatatatatatatatatatatatatatatatgttaaatatatatttatatatattatatatatatatatcaatatatcatatgtatatatatatatatatatatatatatatatatatatatattacatatacatatatatattatatatgtatatatatattatatatatatatatattatatatatatatatatattatacatatacatatatatattatatataatatatataatatatttatttatatatatatatgtgtgtgtgtgtgtgtgtgtgtgtgtgtgtgtgtgtgtgtgtgtgtgtgtgtgtgtataaatatatatatgtatatatatataaaaatatatatatgtatatatatatatatatatatatatatatatatatatatatatatatatataaatatatatacacacacacacacacacacacacacacacacacacacacacacacacacacacacacacacaattatatatacattatacactcagacacacacacattatatatatatatatatatatatatatatatatatatatatatatatatatgtatgtatatatgttttatatataaaaatatatttatattttatatgtaatatatatatatattaaatatatatattatatatattagatatatattagatataaattatatatatactagatatatattatatatatattatatgcatatatatatatatatatatatatatatatatatatatatatatatatatatatatatattgacacacacacacacacacacacacacacacgcacacacacacacacacacacacacacacacacacacacacacattatatatatatatatatatatatatatatatatatataaataaataaaattttatatatgaatatatttatatttcatatatatattacatgtattatatatatatatatatatatatatatatatatatatataatacataagtaaatatatatagtatatatatgatatatataatatatgtatatatatatatatatatatatatatatatatatatatatatatataatacatgtaatatatatatatatatatatatatatatatatatatatatatatatatataaatatatatatatatatatatatatatatatgaaatataaatatattcatatatatatatatgtatatatatatgtaatatatatatatatatatatatatatatatatatatatatatattagatgtgtgtgtatatgtatatatatatatgtatatatatgtgtgtatatatatatatatatatatgtatatatatacatatatatatatatatgtaatatatatatatatatatatatatatatatatatatatatatgttaaatatatatttatatatattatatatatatcaatatatcatatgcatatatatatatatatatatatatatatatatgcatatatacatatatatatatgtatatatatatatatatatatatatatatatatatatacatatatgtgtatatacatatacatatatatatacaatatatatatatatatttatatttatagatatttattataaatatatatatatatatattatatatatatatattatatatttatattatatatatattatatatttatattatatattatatatatttatattatatattatacatatatattatatattatatatatttatattatatattatatatatatttatattatatatatttatattatatattatatatattaatattatatattatatatatattatatatatattatatatattatatagaatatatatatgtatatgtaatatatatatatatatatatatatatatatgtaatatatatatatatatatatatatatataatatatatatatatatatatataatatatatatgtatatgtaatatatatatatatgttaaatatatatttatatatattatatatatatcaatatatcatatgcatatatatatatacatatatatattacatatacatatatatattatatatatatatattatatatatatatatacatatatatatattatagatatatatatattatacatatatatatatatatatattatatataatatatataatatatatagaataaatatataatatatatataatatataatataaatatatatataatatataatataaatataaatatatatataatatataatatataatataaatatatatataatatataatataaatatatatataatatataatataaatatatataatatataatatatatgtataatatataatatgaatatatataatatataatataaatatatattatatatatataatatatatatatataatatatatatataatatatatatatatatatatatatatatataatatatatatatataatatatatctataaatataaatatatatctataaatataaatatatatattgtatatatatatatgtatatgtatatacatatatatatatatatatatatatatgtatatatatatatgtatatatatatatatatatatatatatatatatatatatatatatatatatatatactgtatatgtatatgtatatatatgtatatatatatttatattatatgtatattatatatatattatatatattatatatatcatatatatattatatatatcatatatatattatatatagacatatatatatatatatatatatatatataatatatatattgtgtatatatatatatatatattatatatatatattatatattatatattatatattatatatacatattatatatatatatataatatataatatatataatatatatgttatatatattatatattatatattatatatatattatataaattatatatatatattatatatatattatatatttattatatatatatatattatatatattatatatatatgtattatatatattatatatattatatattatatatatattttatataaatatgttatatatattatatattatatatatattatatatatattttatataaatatattatatatatatatatattgtatatattatatatattatatatatatattatacatatataatatatatatattatatattatatatattatatatatatattatatgtatatgtactatatatatatattatatatattatatatatatatatatattacatatttattacacatatattatatatttattatatatatattatatatattatatattatatatatattatatatatcatatatataatatatatattatatatattatattatatatattatatatatatatattatatatcatatatattatatatattatttattatatattatacattatatatattatatattatatatatgatatatattatatattatatatataatatatattatatatatgatatatattatatatcatatattatatatatatatatatatatataaaaattaaatgatTCAAAATTtcagtttatgaatatataccatCAATATTTCAAATGGTTTGACTGGTGTGCATTTTTCAATCAGTTTCAAGCAAAACCCCTTACAAGCAACAAAACcacgaaaaatagaaaaaagaaagcaaaccaTAAttctttaataatttatttataatacctAAAATAATCCAGTACAATATCACGCCTCCTCCTCTTGGTCCTGGGCGCTTGGCAGCCAACGAGAAAGGAGAAGTTCCTGTATGCTTAGTTGGTGCAGACATTGGGGTCTCTCCAGCTGGCTGTCCGTTAGACCTCTGGGGCGAAGCACAAGGCAGATAAGTGGGGCCTGAGAATAAGTGAAATCAAGGCATTAAAGACTTTTTTTatgtacaaataatagtaataataaaaaaagagacatttaCCTATACTGTACTCTTCAGCTATGTAAGTTTCACTATAAGAAATGactaaaaaaacacatttttccactGTGGCATACAAATGCAATTTCAAACCTTTGCAACATGAGAATTGAGGCGTTCTGTGGCAGCGATGTTAATCCAAGAAAATTCTCTCCAAGAGATGCTATCATCTCTAAGAAGGGTATCGGACCAAACGCACTGGATCAGGACTGTGTATTGTGCATGATAAAAAGGCGGCCCAACTGGATACAGTACTGCAAATTACATGTGCAGTCATATATCTGTTAACTGGTCAACAAATATTCAAATGTCTGAGTTTTATAAAAtctttacattttaatatatgtgCACAAGATTTCTTTCGTCTGATCATCTACTGGGAACTTCCCATAGGCAttctaaaatattatattataagcaTATCTTCCATTCAAAATGTTTCAAAGCTTATCTACATATTGTAACTTGGTATATACAGGCTGATAAATATTATGCAGGTTTTCAGTGAGAGCAATGACAGCATAATATTTTGTCCTTGGAGAGCATGGTAGGTGTATTATGTCCAAATCTTGGGTACGTGGAATTTTTCCTACCTGAGAGGTTTACTGTTTGGGGGTTTAGGTATGATGTAATACCAATGCAAATTCTACCCAGATATTCCAGAGTCTGAGACTGATTTTACTGAAACTCTAAAAATCAAGTGTATTGGTAAACACAACTGATCCATCAAGTAATGAATTACTTACCCCAGTCAGTGCCAAATTTGAGCCCAGATTTGACGACCCAACCTTTGGTTCTATAATGGTGGTAAACAGCATATCTTATGGGAAATGTTTTATCAGCTCTGGTGAATGCTGTCCACATCTCATCTATTGTCATCTCACGGTACATGTCATTTCCCTCTGATGAATATTGGCAAGACTGTCGCCGGACACTCTGAGATACGACCAAACACCCGAGAGCATAGGACAGAAACATGGCTTCCTCAGGCATAAGTTTCATACCTTCATGAAGagcctcatcatcctcttccaacacagtctctctttccctatgGCGACTACTTAAATCCAAGACGGTCTTAATAgatttatccttttcattttgaCAGTGAAATGAGTTGTCGTTAGAATATGCTTCACCTTCTTCAGTTTGTTTCACTTCATGTAACTGTGACATACAATTACTTTCCTCCTCTGACTTCtcactatttttatgattttcaatCTGTGTATCTGCCGCATTCCCTGAGGTTTTCTGGCCATTGTTTTCCACTGGTCTTGTGAAAAAGGATCTTGGTTGCAAGTCATCCGTGCACAATAGTTTCCAACACTTTTTGCGATGAAACCTACTGATATTTCTTGTGTCTTCAAAGTCGCTTGGTTCAATCCTGTCATAGCCATAGTAACCCTGGAAATCAAATGAATTTAAAGTAATTGTATATTTGTACTATAAAGTTCTTATCAAGAGAAAATGTATCAGTATAGCAATGCATGAAAACTTACATCACTTTTTGCTTGATTCAAACTGAAAGAAAAATTGTAATCAATAGTATATATTTCAGTataagaacataaaaaataatcacatatgtataaaaagaaaaaaggaaatggaatatatataaaccaaaatttttatattttgagGAAATAATCACAGTTTCTGGAAGCCTTTTTCCCTTTAttgaatacctttttttttctttgttattaaatCTGTATGCCAAAAAGCTAGATAAATAACATCGGATTATAACCACTACTTACATTATGCCAGAGAGCAAGAGCATCCTGAGTATCCGTCACTTCGATAATCCCATTTTTGTAAACAGCACTGTAGTAAGACCAGCCACCTGATGAGGCGGGCAATCCAGTCAGTGCCTCAACAGGGACGGGCAAGGGTGCACCAGCCTCCTCCTGGACTCGAGCCTTTTTGCGTGGGGGGGGGACTGATGCCATTTCCTAACTCTAGCTAGCACAAAATGGATTAAAATTAGTGCatcaatatattttacataaaaggAACTGTTAGTGTAAACTGGAGAGTAACTAATCTGGAAAATAGTTTTGGCTcctttaatgaaagagagagcaaggaatatacatatacatacatatatatatatatatatatatatatatatatatatatatatatttttatatatatatgtataaatatatatatataaataaatatatatataaatataaatatatatatatatatatatatatatatatatatatatatatatatataaatataaatatatatataaatataaatatatatataaataaatatatatatataaataaatatatatatataaatataaatatatatataaataaatatatatatatataaatataaataaataaataaataaataaataaataaataaataattaaatattaaatatatatatatatatttaaatatatataaatttatatatatatatttatatatatatatatata
It encodes:
- the LOC125047873 gene encoding tRNA-splicing endonuclease subunit Sen2-like isoform X1, which produces MASVPPPRKKARVQEEAGAPLPVPVEALTGLPASSGGWSYYSAVYKNGIIEVTDTQDALALWHNGYYGYDRIEPSDFEDTRNISRFHRKKCWKLLCTDDLQPRSFFTRPVENNGQKTSGNAADTQIENHKNSEKSEEESNCMSQLHEVKQTEEGEAYSNDNSFHCQNEKDKSIKTVLDLSSRHRERETVLEEDDEALHEGMKLMPEEAMFLSYALGCLVVSQSVRRQSCQYSSEGNDMYREMTIDEMWTAFTRADKTFPIRYAVYHHYRTKGWVVKSGLKFGTDWVLYPVGPPFYHAQYTVLIQCVWSDTLLRDDSISWREFSWINIAATERLNSHVAKAPLICLVLRPRGLTDSQLERPQCLHQLSIQELLLSRWLPSAQDQEEEA
- the LOC125047873 gene encoding tRNA-splicing endonuclease subunit Sen2-like isoform X2; amino-acid sequence: MLLLSGIILNQAKSDGYYGYDRIEPSDFEDTRNISRFHRKKCWKLLCTDDLQPRSFFTRPVENNGQKTSGNAADTQIENHKNSEKSEEESNCMSQLHEVKQTEEGEAYSNDNSFHCQNEKDKSIKTVLDLSSRHRERETVLEEDDEALHEGMKLMPEEAMFLSYALGCLVVSQSVRRQSCQYSSEGNDMYREMTIDEMWTAFTRADKTFPIRYAVYHHYRTKGWVVKSGLKFGTDWVLYPVGPPFYHAQYTVLIQCVWSDTLLRDDSISWREFSWINIAATERLNSHVAKAPLICLVLRPRGLTDSQLERPQCLHQLSIQELLLSRWLPSAQDQEEEA